In the Podospora bellae-mahoneyi strain CBS 112042 chromosome 4, whole genome shotgun sequence genome, one interval contains:
- a CDS encoding hypothetical protein (EggNog:ENOG503P58W) has product MHQQTLLPILALALGAAAKTDIGGCVSTKVPYMTQDTLVYSSLLWYLPDTGEICEILDCGGGRAPPKTNVPGCGNYAGTEEYKPRFWTGFNAEPTTTSVVAKPTTEVKTVTTGVEATTTKKSEVPVETGAVGNEEETEALKPTTLVTVSTSADGSAVTRTVEEVVESTEGAGAEGAQDGGDAEGERSSSSGSSTSVSTAGAAPTGVVMMGVVAGVAAGMAFVA; this is encoded by the exons ATGCATcaacaaaccctcctccccatcctggCCCTCGCCCTTGGCGCAGCAGCCAAAACTGACATCGGAGGCTGCGTCTCTACCAAGGTCCCCTACATGACGCAGGATACGTTGGTGTACAG CTCCCTCCTCTGGTACCTCCCCGACACAGGCGAAATCTGCGAAATCCTCgactgcggcggcggccgcgCACCCCCAAAGACCAACGTCCCTGGTTGTGGGAACTACGCCGGGACAGAGGAGTACAAGCCGAGGTTCTGGACTGGGTTCAACGCTGAGCCGACTACTACTAGTGTGGTTGCGAAGCCGACGACGGAGGTGAAGACTGTGACGACGGGTGTGGAGGCGACGACTACGAAGAAGAGTGAGGTGCCGGTTGAGACAGGGGCTGTTGGtaatgaggaggagacggaggcACTGAAGCCGACGACGTTGGTTACTGTTTCGACTAGTGCTGATGGGAGTGCTGTGAcgaggacggtggaggaggttgtggagagTACTGAGGGGGCGGGTGCTGAGGGGGCGCaggatgggggtgatgctgagggtgagaggagcagcagcagtggcagtAGTACTTCGGTTTCGACTGCGGGTGCGGCGCcgacgggggtggtgatgatgggagttGTGGCTGGTGTTGCGGCGGGGATGGCTTTTGTTGCCTAG
- a CDS encoding hypothetical protein (EggNog:ENOG503P2CZ), whose translation MASNSDQSSQIMVNGIPYEDRLMVDGPSTPLDDDTVIPMSQQSIPATEMPNSPLNHTTASFRSDSTDDLAVPAVIPSSLTPPPSSQVPGVAATAPFNAQAFNGSSQLTGIVSPPETGLAAVKREDGVPGYMTPTQEQISEASPETLRRMLQSLVAEHAQVKMQAAHHRMQNVLLTFQAQEDANRAQVEHELTRREVDVLQKAESARQARREISTATETAQARYMKLEEMYKELVEENKALNQRLRGARKVLEERADQIASLQEDREVMLNRIRENREHFHILCSPGGMFHGALTPKVTQAQSPQQQRATPRQTPRSAQKEVHHRGRGHNLADLLEALSQDNNSAPSTPITGHRPRAAVGPKHTRNVQSMSSLPTTPVRFRGDNGGLLPSVDLVPQTEPPQRFPRFLAHTPNAPKSAERERRRSRESTISADDNEELARQALRSITTAAPFAPRASVSSQRSRGSQRVQDGEEVEEEEIYESQASQAASEMLRRDARESFEVAASVQNSRDGTPAAADKSAKLQAKLFGPLNKSAGALAGGGKRKLGELERTMDVYAVGGVKSKKLRDGRVGLGIQYSQESA comes from the coding sequence atggCGTCGAACTCAGACCAGTCCTCGCAGATCATGGTGAATGGCATTCCCTATGAAGATCGCCTCATGGTTGATGGACCTAGCACGCCCCTCGACGACGATACAGTCATCCCCATGTCGCAGCAGAGCATCCCGGCTACCGAGATGCCCAACTCCCCGCTGAACCACACTACCGCGTCTTTCCGATCTGATAGCACCGATGATCTTGCCGTACCCGCCGTTATTCCCTCGTCTctcaccccacccccctcctcacaagTACCTGGCGTCGCCGCCACCGCTCCCTTCAACGCCCAGGCCTTCAATGGATCTTCACAGCTCACTGGCATCGTCTCGCCCCCAGAAACCGGCCTGGCAGCAGTCAAGAGAGAAGATGGCGTGCCTGGATACATGACACCGACGCAGGAACAAATTTCAGAGGCATCCCCCGAGACCCTTCGTCGCATGCTCCAGAGCCTTGTGGCCGAACACGCTCAGGTCAAGATGCAGgcagcccaccaccgcatGCAGAACGTGCTGCTTACATTCCAGGCCCAAGAAGACGCGAACCGAGCGCAAGTCGAGCACGAGCTCACCAGACGGGAGGTGGACGTTTTGCAAAAGGCCGAATCAGCTCGGCAAGCCCGGCGCGAAATCAGCACAGCGACCGAAACCGCACAGGCGCGGTACATGAAGCTCGAGGAGATGTACAAGGAGTTGGTAGAGGAAAACAAGGCGCTCAACCAGCGGCTTAGGGGCGCCAGgaaggttttggaggagCGTGCCGACCAGATTGCCAGCTTGCAGGAGGATCGGGAGGTCATGCTCAACCGCATCCGGGAGAACCGTGAACACTTTCATATCCTCTGTAGTCCTGGGGGTATGTTCCATGGGGCTCTGACGCCCAAGGTCACACAGGCGCAGAgccctcaacagcagcggGCTACACCGCGACAAACGCCTAGGTCAGCACAGAAGGAGGTCCATCATAGGGGCCGTGGTCACAATTTGGCCGATCTGCTTGAAGCACTCAGCCAGGATAACAACAGCGCGCCATCGACGCCAATCACTGGTCACCGCCCACGGGCCGCCGTAGGACCTAAGCACACTCGAAACGTACAGTCCATGTCCTCCCTCCCTACCACGCCGGTGCGATTTCGCGGTGATAACGGAGGATTATTACCATCAGTCGACCTAGTTCCCCAGACCGAACCACCACAGCGATTTCCTCGATTTTTGGCCCACACTCCCAACGCACCCAAGAGTGCTGAGCGTGAGCGACGCAGGAGTAGGGAGTCGACCATCTCGGCGGATGATAACGAGGAGTTGGCACGGCAAGCACTGAGGTCCATTACTACTGCGGCACCATTTGCCCCCCGTGCGTCTGTCAGCTCGCAGCGGTCTCGCGGGTCACAGAGGGTAcaagatggggaggaggtggaagaggaggagatttaTGAGAGTCAGGCCAGCCAGGCCGCGTCGGAGATGTTGAGGCGGGATGCGAGGGAGAGCTTCGAGGTTGCGGCTTCGGTACAAAACTCACGAGATGGGACGCCAGCCGCGGCGGATAAGAGCGCGAAGCTTCAGGCGAAGCTGTTTGGGCCATTGAATAAGAGCGCTGGTGCTTTggccgggggtgggaagaggaagctTGGTGAGCTTGAGCGGACTATGGATGTCTATGCCGTCGGTGGTGtcaaaagcaaaaagttgagagatggaagggttgggctggggatACAGTACAGCCAAGAGTCGGCTTGA
- a CDS encoding hypothetical protein (EggNog:ENOG503NUEC; COG:I) codes for MSLPRGLKSVLTKAPTDVVILSALRTPITRSYKGGLKDAYPEELLSTVLKATLDANPNLDPKLIEDVAVGVVLNELGGSKAARMALNHTPGFDTSSTSLYTANRACASSLQAITLVASQIKTEMISVGIGAGMESMTRNYGTRAIPVDVWPELKESPVKEARDCVMSMGITSENVAERYNVSREDQDALAVESHARAARAVKEGWFDKEIVPVHTRFQEVDKQGNKVGEEQSVTVTKDDGIREGVTLDKLAKLKPAFKPDGRSTAGNSSQVSDGAAAALLMRRSTATELGLTGQIMGKFVASAVAGCKPDEMGIGPAIAIPKLLNQLGLKSEDVDRWEINEAFASQTLYCVRELGLEKELAAGKVNPDGGAIALGHPLGATGARMVSTLMHGLQRTGGEVGVVSMCIGTGMGMAGVFVRE; via the coding sequence atgtccCTCCCCCGCGGCCTCAAATCCGTCCTCACCAAAGCCCCCACCGACGTGGTCATCCTCTCTGCCCTCCGCACCCCCATCACAAGGTCCTACAAGGGCGGCCTTAAAGACGCCTACCCCGAAGAGTTGCTGTCCACCGTCCTCAAAGCCACCCTCgacgccaaccccaacctcgacccgAAACTCATCGAGGATGTCGCCGTCGGCGTGGTCCTCAACGAGCTCGGCGGGTCTAAGGCTGCCCGCATGGCGCTCAACCACACCCCCGGTTTTGACACGAGCTCCACCTCCCTTTACACCGCCAACAGGGCTTGTGCCTCGTCGCTGCAGGCGATCACCTTGGTTGCGAGCCAGATCAAGACCGAGATGATCAGTGTTGGTATTGGAGCCGGTATGGAGAGCATGACAAGGAACTACGGCACGAGGGCGATTCCAGTTGATGTCTGGCCTGAGTTGAAGGAGAGTCCCGTCAAAGAGGCGAGGGATTGTGTGATGAGCATGGGGATCACGAGTGAGAATGTTGCCGAGAGGTATAACGTCTCGAGGGAGGACCAGGATGCCCTGGCTGTGGAGTCTCATGCTCGTGCTGCCCGCgcggtgaaggaggggtggtttgacAAGGAAATTGTTCCTGTCCACACCAGGTTCCAAGAGGTGGATAAGCAGGGGAATAAagttggggaggagcagagTGTGACTGTGACAAAGGATGACGGGATCAGGGAGGGGGTCACGCTTGACAAGCTGGCGAAGCTGAAGCCGGCGTTCAAGCCTGATGGGAGGAGCACGGCGGGGAATTCCAGCCAGGTTAGCGATGGggctgcggcggcgctgTTGATGAGACGGAGTACCGCTACTGAGCTTGGGTTGACGGGGCAGATTATGGGCAAGTTTGTTGCTAGTGCTGTTGCGGGGTGCAAGCCGGATGAGATGGGGATTGGGCCTGCGATTGCGATTCCTAAGTTGTTGAACCAGCTTGGGTTGAAGAGTGAGGATGTTGATCGGTGGGAGATTAACGAGGCGTTTGCTTCCCAGACGCTGTACTgtgtgagggagttggggttggagaaggagttggcGGCTGGCAAGGTCAACCCTGATGGCGGTGCTATCGCGCTGGGTCATCCTCTTGGTGCTACTGGTGCGAGAATGGTCAGCACGCTCATGCATGGTCTCCAGAGGacgggtggtgaggttggtgttgtgagCATGTGCATTGGTACTGGTATGGGTATGGCTGGTGTTTTCGTTCGGGAGTAA
- a CDS encoding hypothetical protein (EggNog:ENOG503P1BG; COG:S) — MARINLCNWGRTPSASNSTLPLRTREKEELPRSQSMLQIHPLETEDGVLIKIDPPKEPELEDLRERNHVPLDLVLSIDVSGSMGADAPVPAKNGTEGEHYGLSVLDLVRHAAKTILETLDDHDRLGIVTFSTSSKVVRELTYMTSANKAKILKQLDALQPLSMTNLWHGIRDGLSLFNNNLKAVNDRRNPGSGRVPALLVLTDGMPNHQCPNQGYVAKLRQWSTLPASIHTFGFGYSLRSGLLKSIAEVGGGNYSFIPDAGMIGTVFVHAVANLQSTFATNAELQLTYPAPLELRQTTGDAVEKQQPSSPSGDDSPNKTLYISLGNLQYGQSREIYLSYNCTSEYIKSVKTRKSSTPLPTITAVLKFHEDTHSFNPNQPTRLTAKRTITDHSVSLPPAEIAYHISRSSLISFISKFFPLDFENEHQPLSDLPDDIPSQLTALVNSLLAVKYTTTHPGCKSLLIDLCGLNIDPLTTPPSSWTGQIALALTNTQYYFRWGKHYLPSLAGAHARQICNTFKDAGPKQYGAHSPLFITCRDKLDDAFDHLPAPKPSNALPPVYARYTPASNSPPAYHTQDYRDEGWKWGSGASNSGDVYDTANITINMSDYNDEEGACFAGFTLVTLANGNSVKIGSLRRGARVLTPRGERKVAAVMKTPVRRMGMTVVQGGRQRFLVTGWHPVRVGEKWVFPQEMKAGGRVRYTGFIYSVLLERDDDVEAHAMMLGGGGVWGVTLGHGITGSSTTGDDVRAHGFFGDYDMVGRALSGLQRLGNGLVLGGGVVRDPVDGLVNGFKRAVVTRSPGPVARGSCGKQRKMMLYA; from the exons ATGGCCCGAATCAATCTTTGTAACTGGGGAAGGACGCCTAGTGCCTCGAATTCGACACTACCCCTGAGAACccgagagaaggaggagctccCAAGATCACAATCGATGCTTCAGATCCACCCTCTTGAGACCGAAGATGGTGTATTAATCAAGATTGACCCACCCAAAGAACCCGAGCTTGAAGACTTACGAGAACGAAACCATGTGCCTCTTGATTTGGTCCTCTCGATCGATGTGTCAGGCAGCATGGGTGCAGATGCACCTGTTCCAGCAAAGAACGGCACAGAAGGAGAGCATTATGGCTTGTCGGTGCTGGATCTTGTGAGGCACGCAGCCAAGACTATCTTGGAGACATTAGACGATCATGATAGGTTGGGGATTGTGACgttcagcaccagcagcaag GTGGTTCGAGAACTCACATACATGACATCAGCCAACAAGGCCAAAATCCTCAAGCAGCTTGATGCGTTACAGCCGTTATCCATGACCAATCTTTGGCATGGTATCCGTGATGGCCTCAGTTTGTTCAATAACAATCTCAAGGCAGTCAATGACCGTCGCAACCCTGGCAGTGGCCGAGTACCGGCCTTGTTAGTTCTCACAGATGGCATGCCGAATCACCAGTGCCCAAATCAGGGATATGTCGCCAAACTCAGGCAGTGGAGTACCCTTCCTGCCTCCATTCACACTTTTGGATTTGGGTATAGCTTGCGATCTGGTCTGCTCAAGTCGATTGCCGAGGTCGGCGGTGGCAACTACTCCTTCATTCCAGATGCCGGCATGATT GGAACTGTCTTTGTACATGCTGTCGCTAATCTCCAGTCAACTTTCGCAACCAATGCTGAACTCCAGCTCACCTACCCAGCGCCGCTGGAGCTCAGACAGACAACAGGCGATGCCGTGgagaaacaacaaccatcttcaccatctgGGGACGACTCTCCCAATAAAACTCTCTACATCTCCCTCGGCAACCTCCAATACGGCCAATCCCGAGAAATCTATCTCAGCTACAACTGCACCTCAGAGTACATCAAGTCCGTCAAGACCAGAAAAAGCTCTACCCCGCTCCCAACCATCACAGCAGTCCTCAAATTTCACGAAGACACCcactccttcaaccccaaccaacccacccgTCTCACCGCCAAAcgcaccatcaccgaccactccgtctccctcccccctgccGAAATAGCCTACCACatctcccgctcctccctcatctccttcatctccaagTTCTTCCCCCTCGACTTCGAAAACGAGCATCAACCCCTCTCCGATCTCCCCGACGACATCCCGTCCCAACTCACCGCCCTCGtcaactccctcctcgccgtgaaatacaccaccacccacccaggctgcaaatccctcctcatcgacctCTGCGGCCTCAACATCGACCCTttaaccacccccccttcatccTGGACCGGTCAGATCGCCCTCGCCCTGACAAACACACAATATTACTTCCGCTGGGGAAAACACTACCTCCCCTCCCTAGCCGGCGCCCACGCCCGCCAAATCTGCAACACCTTCAAAGACGCCGGCCCAAAACAATACGGAGCCCACTCCCCTTTATTCATCACCTGTAGAGACAAACTAGACGACGCGTtcgaccacctccccgccccaaAGCCCAGCAATGCCCTGCCACCAGTCTACGCCCGGTACACCCCCGCCTCCAATTCCCCGCCGGCGTACCACACCCAGGATTATAGAGACGAAGGCTGGAAGTGGGGCAGCGGTGCTAGCAACAGTGGTGATGTATACGACACCGCCAACATCACAATCAACATGTCAGATTACAATGACGAAGAAGGGGCTTGTTTTGCCGGTTTCACCCTCGTCACGTTGGCAAACGGCAACAGCGTCAAGATTGGTTCTTTGCGAAGGGGGGCAAGGGTGTTGACTCcgaggggagagagaaaggttGCTGCGGTGATGAAAACCCCCGTGAGAAGAATGGGGATGACAGTTGTTCAGGGGGGACGGCAAAGGTTTTTGGTTACGGGGTGGCATCCTGTTAGGGTTGGGGAAAAGTGGGTGTTCCCGCAGGAGATGaaggcgggggggagggtgaggtatACGGGGTTTATTTACTCTGTTTTACTTGAAAGGGACGACGACGTGGAGGCGCATGCGATGAtgttgggtgggggaggggtttggggggttacGTTGGGGCATGGAATTACCGGTTCTTCGACCACGGGGGATGATGTGAGGGCTCATGGGTTCTTTGGGGATTATGACATGGTTGGGAGGGCGCTGTCGGGGCTGCAGAGACTGGGTAATGGGTTGGTCCTTGgaggtggggtggtgagagatccggtggatgggttggtgaatGGGTTCAAGAGGGCTGTGGTCACTCGGTCGCCAGGGCCTGTTGCCAGAGGGAGTTGTGGGaagcagaggaagatgatgttgtACGCTTAG
- the rpl13 gene encoding 60S ribosomal protein L13 (EggNog:ENOG503P222; COG:J), with protein sequence MAIKHNQQIPNNHFRKDWQRRVRCHFDQPGKKVTRRLARRAKAAAVAPRPVDKLRPIVRCPTIKYNRRTRLGRGFSLAELKAAGIPKLYAPTIGIAVDPRRANLSEESLAANVERLKAYKARLIVFPRKSNKVKKADTPKDQQSGETVKTIASAFGLGAPLAPGFTEISKSDLPKNVEGGAYKALRKARSDARYQGIREKRAKDKADEEKAKK encoded by the exons ATG GCGATCAAGCACAACCAGCAGATTCCCAACAACC ATTTCCGCAAGGATTGGCAGAGGCGCGTGCGGTGCCACTTCGACCAG CCCGGCAAGAAGGTCACCCGCCGTCTGGCGCGCCGTGCGAAggctgctgccgttgcccCTCGCCCCGTCGACAAGCTCCGCCCCATCGTCAGATGCCC CACCATCAAGTATAACCGCCGGACACGCCTCGGCCGTGGTTTCTCCCTCGCTGAGCTCAAGGCCGCCGGTATCCCCAAGCTTTATGCTCCCACCATCGGCATTGCCGTCGACCCCCGCCGTGCCAACCTCTCCGAGGAGTCCCTTGCCGCCAATGTCGAGCGTCTCAAGGCCTATAAGGCCCGCTTGATCGTCTTCCCCCGCAAGTCCAACAAGGTCAAAAAGGCCGACACCCCCAAGGACCAGCAGTCCGGCGAGACCGTCAAGACCATTGCCTCCGCTTTCGGTCTTGGTGCCCCTCTTGCTCCTGGCTTCACCGAGATCTCCAAGAGCGACCTCCCCAAGAACGTCGAGGGCGGTGCCTACAAGGCCCTCCGCAAGGCCAGATCCGATGCCCGCTACCAGGGCATCCGCGAGAAGCGcgccaaggacaaggccgacgaggagaaggccaagaaatAG